A part of Acidobacteriota bacterium genomic DNA contains:
- a CDS encoding NHL repeat-containing protein: MLIIAAVGGLRAQSGTPLAVPAEFVRELSLPGTLNHYLRPGRILVDRTSDEVYVADPGHNRIVIHDAEGVFRYEFSISQHCGAPRDIAVDSRGLIYVLGSNRDGQGVFVFDYDGQFLRTLDFGPAFDGADYDLRTIAIDGRDRLYLLDERGCRVVRYSADGRAEAEFPVAGSLDEKDRRELVFGSLCVSGDEVYVPAASAGTVYRYDPDGRLLGTIGYKGNNLGELNFPISVAVTGDGIVLVLDKHRYAVVCFTPDGKFLAEFGGKGVNPGWFYHPTWLAVDGKDRVYVGQIFQNRVQVCRVPAIVRERQRRLQGDRAVEGQELSRLVRYSTVNERSFGGGAGGAR, encoded by the coding sequence ATGTTAATTATCGCCGCGGTCGGCGGTTTGCGCGCTCAGAGCGGTACGCCTCTGGCCGTGCCGGCGGAGTTTGTCCGTGAGTTGTCCCTGCCGGGGACCCTGAATCACTATCTGAGGCCCGGCCGAATCCTCGTTGATCGTACGTCGGATGAGGTGTACGTAGCTGATCCGGGGCACAACCGGATCGTTATCCACGACGCTGAGGGGGTTTTCCGTTACGAGTTTTCGATCAGCCAGCACTGTGGTGCGCCGAGGGATATCGCGGTCGATTCCCGCGGCTTGATTTATGTTCTCGGTTCGAACCGCGACGGGCAGGGTGTCTTTGTGTTTGACTACGACGGTCAGTTTCTCCGCACCCTTGATTTCGGCCCGGCGTTCGACGGTGCAGATTATGACCTGCGGACGATCGCTATCGACGGCCGGGATCGGCTTTACCTGCTTGATGAGCGGGGTTGTCGCGTTGTCCGATATTCCGCGGACGGGCGGGCGGAGGCCGAATTCCCGGTGGCAGGCAGTCTGGACGAGAAGGACAGACGTGAACTCGTATTCGGATCGCTGTGCGTCTCGGGAGACGAGGTTTACGTGCCGGCAGCCTCGGCGGGCACCGTCTATCGTTATGATCCGGACGGTCGACTGCTGGGCACAATCGGCTACAAGGGTAACAACCTCGGCGAGTTGAATTTTCCGATCTCGGTGGCCGTGACGGGTGACGGGATCGTCCTGGTGCTGGACAAGCACCGCTACGCTGTGGTCTGTTTCACTCCCGACGGCAAGTTTCTCGCTGAGTTCGGAGGAAAAGGGGTCAATCCCGGCTGGTTTTATCATCCGACGTGGCTGGCCGTTGACGGCAAGGACCGCGTATACGTCGGCCAGATCTTTCAAAACAGGGTACAGGTCTGCCGTGTGCCGGCGATTGTGCGTGAAAGGCAGCGCCGGTTGCAGGGCGATCGTGCCGTTGAGGGACAAGAACTTTCCAGGTTGGTGAGATATAGCACTGTCAATGAGAGGTCGTTTGGCGGCGGTGCCGGGGGGGCACGGTAG